The Pseudomonas fluorescens genome includes a window with the following:
- a CDS encoding TlpA family protein disulfide reductase, which produces MLTFTLGTFAIALNHLLLISALALATFVGWRVAKRGGENPESVLFVLFLLGLLAARVGFVVAYWQHYRDDPWQIVDLRDGGFLAWPGIVALLIAALLWARRRPPLRRPLGFGVGSGLLFWLVATLSLTIYEQGTRLPDITLRTADGETVKLTDYQGGPLVINLWATWCPPCRREMPVLEEAQQQRPDLTFLFVNQAESMQSVSTYLATQGLSLDNVLFDGSGRLGQAVGSMALPTTLFYSADGHLLGSHLGELSEASLARALENFETPDLSITPHSATRKTPCPASATC; this is translated from the coding sequence ATGCTGACGTTCACCTTGGGCACCTTTGCCATCGCCCTCAACCACCTGTTGCTCATCAGCGCCCTGGCGCTGGCGACCTTCGTGGGCTGGCGGGTGGCCAAGCGCGGGGGCGAAAACCCCGAGTCGGTACTGTTCGTGCTGTTTCTACTGGGCCTGCTGGCTGCACGGGTCGGCTTCGTCGTCGCCTATTGGCAACATTACCGGGACGACCCGTGGCAGATCGTCGACCTGCGCGACGGTGGCTTCCTGGCCTGGCCGGGCATCGTGGCGCTGCTGATTGCCGCCTTGTTGTGGGCACGGCGCCGTCCGCCCCTGCGCCGACCATTGGGCTTCGGCGTCGGCAGCGGCTTGCTGTTCTGGCTGGTGGCGACCCTGTCGTTGACGATTTATGAACAAGGCACGCGGCTGCCAGACATCACCCTGCGCACCGCCGACGGCGAGACCGTGAAACTCACCGATTACCAGGGCGGCCCCCTGGTGATCAATCTATGGGCCACCTGGTGCCCGCCCTGCCGGCGTGAAATGCCGGTGCTCGAAGAAGCCCAGCAACAGCGTCCGGACCTGACCTTCCTGTTCGTCAATCAGGCCGAAAGCATGCAAAGCGTCAGCACCTACCTCGCCACCCAAGGCCTGAGCCTGGACAACGTGTTGTTCGATGGCAGCGGCCGCCTCGGCCAGGCTGTCGGCTCCATGGCCCTGCCGACCACCCTGTTCTACAGCGCCGATGGCCACCTGCTGGGCAGCCACCTGGGGGAATTGTCGGAAGCGAGCCTGGCTCGCGCCCTGGAAAACTTCGAAACGCCGGACTTGTCCATAACGCCCCACTCCGCCACAAGGAAAACGCCATGCCCCGCCTCCGCCACCTGCTGA